In one window of Meiothermus sp. DNA:
- a CDS encoding choice-of-anchor Q domain-containing protein: protein MRRLTLALLAALFAACSSEQTPPPASGEPTVRILSPVSGANLNDTSSTVQVSASDDTGVTRLGYRLNNAPEVTLPITPGPTVNTSFVVSNLRMGSNTLVISAYDAEGKTGSASLSIQVSSTAPSYPIPSGPTFYVGPGGSNANDGSRERPWATITFAAARLKPGQVLRVLPGTYNEAVSVSVSGTASGRIVIASDTRWGAKVNAQGALFGIDVRGSYVDIVGFEVTGATNSGIISWGPYNRFMFNHVYGIRAQCDTNGGAGVNMSSPDSSDGVMLGNLVHDIGDLNAGSCTRIHGIYQGAPRGTVQNNVTYRTRGFGITTWHAATAVTITNNLSFANLYGGISVGSGDNTRGNIAQNFLVANNIVVGNPRGISEENNTGQNRFLHNLVWNNTTNWRLLTSSHQGSLSLDPGFVNYKPDGSGDYTLSSSSPAIDKGVVERAPEIDFLAKPRLQGSSLDLGPFEVR from the coding sequence ATGAGACGCTTAACTCTTGCCCTCCTGGCCGCTTTATTTGCCGCCTGTAGTTCCGAACAAACCCCTCCGCCTGCCTCTGGCGAACCCACGGTGCGTATTCTGAGTCCGGTGAGCGGCGCCAATCTGAACGACACCAGCAGCACCGTCCAGGTCAGCGCCAGCGACGACACCGGCGTTACCCGTCTGGGCTACCGGCTCAACAACGCCCCCGAGGTGACCCTTCCCATAACCCCTGGGCCCACCGTTAACACCAGTTTTGTGGTTTCCAACCTGCGCATGGGCAGCAATACCCTGGTCATTAGCGCCTACGATGCGGAGGGAAAAACTGGAAGCGCCAGCCTGAGCATTCAGGTCAGCAGCACCGCTCCCAGTTACCCCATTCCCAGCGGCCCCACCTTTTATGTAGGGCCCGGCGGCAGCAACGCCAACGACGGCAGCCGCGAGCGTCCCTGGGCTACCATTACCTTCGCCGCCGCCCGGCTCAAGCCCGGCCAGGTCTTGCGCGTCCTCCCGGGCACCTACAACGAAGCCGTTAGCGTCAGCGTCAGCGGCACCGCCTCAGGGCGCATCGTCATCGCCTCCGACACCCGCTGGGGCGCCAAAGTCAATGCCCAGGGCGCCCTTTTCGGTATCGATGTCCGCGGCAGCTACGTAGATATCGTCGGCTTCGAAGTTACCGGCGCCACCAACAGCGGCATCATTAGCTGGGGGCCGTACAACCGCTTTATGTTCAACCATGTCTATGGCATCCGGGCTCAGTGCGATACCAACGGCGGGGCCGGGGTTAATATGAGTTCTCCCGACTCATCGGATGGGGTCATGCTGGGCAACCTGGTACACGACATTGGCGATCTGAACGCAGGCTCCTGCACCCGCATTCACGGCATCTACCAGGGCGCTCCCCGCGGAACGGTACAAAACAACGTGACCTACCGCACCCGAGGCTTCGGCATCACCACCTGGCATGCGGCCACCGCCGTTACCATCACCAACAACCTCTCCTTTGCCAACCTCTACGGCGGCATCTCGGTCGGCTCGGGCGACAACACCCGCGGCAACATCGCCCAGAACTTCCTGGTTGCCAACAATATCGTAGTGGGCAACCCCAGGGGCATCAGCGAGGAAAACAACACCGGCCAGAACCGCTTCCTCCACAACCTGGTCTGGAACAACACCACCAACTGGCGTCTGCTGACCAGTTCCCACCAGGGCAGCCTGAGCCTGGACCCCGGCTTTGTGAACTATAAGCCCGATGGCTCGGGCGACTACACCCTGAGCAGCAGCAGCCCCGCCATTGACAAGGGCGTGGTCGAGCGCGCCCCCGAAATCGACTTCCTGGCCAAGCCCCGCCTGCAGGGCAGCAGCCTGGATCTGGGGCCCTTTGAAGTGCGCTAG
- a CDS encoding PA14 domain-containing protein, translated as MIVRDWLQRAGILVLLVFLAACTPKPPATPTNFQATADTTPQVALRWDAVAGASDYLLERRSGNGDFAPIFVATAPQYTDSSVEYSTTYTYRLTARNGSGSSPPVTVEATTPPQPQAPPEAPTNLEATPNDTPQVRLTWTAPAGVSRYTLERRIRDGSFVVLEDSLPASTTQYTDNDVGNGTPYTYRLTARNAAGPGPQATVEIQTPAYSEPGFVQTPTSYSFADDPPSSQTLQNLEDEGLDVEYFNNPDLTGLYARRIEPNINRTFSGQGPVPGMDPDTFSIRWTGLLTPPTTDTYTLVVLADDGVRLWVGNQLLINRWADQNLTRRTAQMTLNGGQAYPIRLEYYNRDPRGAIKLRWARAGQTPVLIPQSAFKRHARARIGYFGPKLPWPTVATHATLLPDGRVMTFHGLDPVGKGQSDYYRDYSKHASTQVFVWTPGTPTDAQSQARYDNTRTDLFCAGYVLAANGKLYLAGGNLGYDYTGTGQEQNFAAGHTHTNIFDPASNTWAAGPDMEQGRWYPSVITLPNEEMLIIGGNADQHNNNNMADDKNYIADVWNPFSNTLRRLTSASSFGKGIEHFYPWVHVAPNGQVFLSGSYIYWYYLDTSGAGAWGPINTQTYNRYYGSSVMYEPGKILVLGGGAINLDNTAEMGDKTAQVIELNPNNQSIAVRNVAPMAHKRTHLNATLMPDGRIFVNGGNEDGLIFNNGTAVYESEIWSPRTETFKPAAEAQCPRTYHSTALLLLDGTIITMGGGATGGDDPPTYPECDKTRGNGQKTNQLNAEIYYPPYLHNADGSEAARPVIQAAPERVSYGQTFSISTDVPSSLVERVTLVAFGSVTHAFNMGQRFLELSFTRTGPHTLSAVAPANANLATPGYYQLYVLDGRGVPSRAWVMRLREAGRP; from the coding sequence GTGATAGTACGAGACTGGTTGCAAAGGGCTGGAATACTTGTTCTTTTAGTTTTTTTGGCTGCTTGCACCCCCAAACCCCCGGCCACGCCCACCAATTTCCAGGCCACCGCGGACACCACCCCGCAGGTGGCGCTGCGCTGGGATGCAGTAGCGGGCGCTTCGGATTACTTGCTCGAGCGCAGGTCGGGAAACGGCGACTTTGCCCCTATTTTTGTGGCCACAGCCCCCCAGTACACCGATAGCAGCGTTGAATACAGTACCACCTATACCTACCGCCTGACCGCCCGCAACGGCAGCGGTAGCAGCCCGCCCGTTACCGTAGAGGCCACCACCCCGCCCCAGCCCCAAGCACCCCCCGAGGCGCCCACCAACCTGGAGGCCACCCCCAACGACACCCCCCAGGTGCGCCTGACCTGGACGGCCCCCGCAGGGGTGTCGCGCTACACCCTCGAGCGCCGCATCCGCGATGGCAGCTTCGTAGTACTGGAAGACAGCCTTCCGGCCAGCACCACCCAGTACACCGACAACGATGTGGGTAACGGCACACCCTACACCTACCGCCTGACCGCCCGCAACGCCGCCGGCCCAGGCCCCCAGGCCACCGTGGAGATTCAAACCCCGGCCTACAGCGAACCTGGCTTTGTGCAAACCCCCACAAGCTACTCCTTTGCCGATGACCCGCCCTCGAGCCAGACCCTGCAGAACCTGGAGGACGAGGGCCTGGACGTGGAGTACTTCAACAACCCCGACCTCACCGGGCTGTACGCCCGCCGCATCGAGCCCAACATCAACCGTACCTTTTCGGGCCAGGGCCCCGTGCCCGGTATGGATCCCGATACCTTCAGCATCCGCTGGACCGGTCTGCTGACCCCCCCCACAACCGACACCTACACCCTGGTGGTGCTGGCCGACGACGGGGTTCGCCTGTGGGTTGGCAACCAGCTTCTGATAAACCGCTGGGCCGACCAGAACCTGACCCGCCGCACGGCGCAGATGACCCTGAACGGTGGGCAGGCCTACCCCATCCGGCTCGAGTACTACAACCGCGACCCCCGCGGGGCCATAAAACTCCGCTGGGCGCGCGCCGGGCAAACCCCGGTGCTCATCCCCCAGAGCGCCTTCAAGCGCCACGCCAGGGCCCGCATCGGCTACTTTGGCCCCAAACTGCCCTGGCCCACCGTGGCCACCCACGCCACCCTGCTGCCCGATGGCCGGGTGATGACCTTCCACGGCCTGGACCCGGTGGGCAAGGGCCAGAGCGACTACTACCGCGACTACAGCAAGCACGCCTCTACCCAGGTTTTCGTCTGGACGCCCGGCACCCCCACCGACGCCCAGAGCCAGGCCCGCTACGACAACACCCGCACCGACCTGTTTTGCGCCGGCTATGTGCTGGCGGCCAACGGCAAGCTCTACCTGGCCGGGGGCAACCTGGGCTACGACTACACAGGTACAGGGCAAGAGCAGAACTTTGCCGCAGGCCACACCCACACCAACATCTTCGACCCCGCCAGCAACACCTGGGCGGCAGGGCCCGACATGGAGCAGGGCCGCTGGTACCCCAGCGTCATTACCCTGCCCAACGAGGAGATGCTGATTATTGGCGGTAATGCCGATCAGCATAACAACAACAACATGGCCGACGACAAAAACTACATCGCCGACGTGTGGAACCCGTTTTCCAATACCCTGCGCCGCCTGACCTCCGCCAGTTCTTTTGGTAAGGGCATCGAACACTTTTACCCCTGGGTGCACGTAGCCCCCAACGGCCAGGTCTTTTTGTCGGGCAGCTACATATACTGGTACTACCTGGATACCAGCGGAGCGGGTGCCTGGGGCCCCATAAACACTCAAACCTACAACCGCTACTATGGCTCCTCGGTGATGTACGAACCGGGCAAGATCCTGGTGCTGGGGGGAGGGGCGATCAACCTGGACAACACAGCAGAGATGGGCGATAAAACAGCCCAGGTGATCGAGCTGAACCCCAACAACCAGAGCATCGCGGTGCGCAATGTGGCCCCCATGGCCCACAAGCGCACCCACCTGAACGCCACCCTGATGCCCGATGGGCGCATATTTGTCAACGGCGGCAACGAAGATGGGCTTATCTTTAACAACGGCACTGCGGTCTACGAAAGCGAGATCTGGTCGCCCAGAACCGAGACCTTTAAACCCGCCGCCGAGGCCCAGTGCCCCCGCACCTACCACTCCACGGCGCTGCTGCTGCTGGACGGCACCATTATTACCATGGGGGGCGGTGCTACCGGGGGCGATGACCCACCTACCTACCCCGAGTGCGACAAGACCAGGGGGAATGGACAGAAAACCAACCAGCTCAACGCCGAGATCTACTACCCCCCCTACCTGCACAATGCGGACGGCAGCGAAGCCGCCCGCCCGGTCATCCAGGCCGCGCCCGAACGGGTGAGCTACGGACAGACCTTTAGCATCAGCACCGACGTACCAAGCTCGCTGGTCGAGCGGGTGACCCTGGTGGCTTTTGGCTCCGTTACGCACGCCTTCAACATGGGGCAGCGTTTCCTGGAGCTGAGCTTTACCCGCACCGGCCCCCACACCCTTAGCGCTGTGGCGCCGGCCAACGCCAACCTGGCAACACCGGGCTACTACCAGCTTTACGTGCTCGATGGCCGAGGGGTGCCTTCCAGGGCCTGGGTGATGCGGCTGCGCGAGGCCGGGCGGCCCTAG
- a CDS encoding NAD(P)-dependent oxidoreductase, translating to MIHFKELRFTADVVLRILADQAMVLGSFALAMILHLVWAYSNSGDPRLLGAYAQIYLANLPMLTGISFVVFVLSGFYTRGRAYQGRYKMLIVTQAVALTYLIFGFAVFMLPVVDPPRSVLFLSGFLTLGLTLGSRAWVYYWERIESNRRGKASPPVAVADERIVLVIGGAGYIGSGLLPRLLEQGYKVRLFDLLMFGKEPIAHVLHHPNLEIIQADFRQVDKVVEAMRGVDTVVHLGGLVGDPACALDENLTIEINLVATRTIAEIAKGMHVRRFIFASTCSVYGASDLVLNERSNLNPVSLYARSKIASEQVLHQLQSDDFSVVILRFGTIYGLSGRTRFDLVVNLLTAKAVVEKKITVFGGDQWRPFVHVDDAANAVMMAVEAPKELVHNETFNVGSNEGNMTLGMVGELVKKLVPDAELIDSGRDGDRRNYRVDFSKIRNRLGFEPNWTVEQGIRQVIDALRSGKVRDYRAPMYSNVKYLTEDLASGSVKQYFLGWEKSLIEQAYAQNTQEENLPVIPRA from the coding sequence ATGATTCATTTCAAAGAGTTGCGATTCACAGCCGATGTGGTCTTGCGCATTTTGGCCGATCAAGCCATGGTACTGGGTAGCTTTGCTCTGGCCATGATCCTGCACCTGGTCTGGGCTTACAGCAACTCGGGCGACCCCCGCCTGCTGGGGGCCTACGCCCAGATTTACCTGGCCAACCTGCCCATGCTGACAGGCATTAGCTTCGTTGTTTTTGTGCTCAGCGGTTTTTATACGCGGGGCCGGGCCTATCAGGGTCGCTACAAAATGCTCATCGTGACCCAGGCTGTAGCACTTACGTACCTGATATTTGGCTTCGCGGTATTTATGCTGCCCGTGGTGGATCCGCCCCGTTCGGTGCTGTTTTTGTCGGGCTTCCTTACCCTGGGTCTGACCCTGGGTTCTCGGGCCTGGGTGTACTACTGGGAGCGCATCGAAAGCAACCGCAGGGGCAAGGCCAGCCCCCCTGTTGCTGTGGCCGACGAGCGAATCGTACTGGTAATTGGCGGCGCGGGCTACATTGGGTCGGGCTTGCTGCCCAGGCTGCTCGAGCAAGGTTACAAAGTTCGCCTGTTCGATCTTCTGATGTTCGGCAAGGAGCCCATTGCCCATGTGCTTCACCACCCCAACCTGGAAATTATCCAGGCCGACTTCCGCCAGGTAGACAAGGTAGTGGAGGCCATGCGCGGTGTGGACACCGTGGTGCACCTGGGGGGCCTGGTCGGCGACCCCGCCTGCGCCCTGGACGAAAACCTCACCATCGAAATCAACCTGGTGGCTACCCGCACCATTGCCGAAATTGCTAAGGGGATGCACGTGCGGCGCTTCATTTTTGCTAGCACCTGCTCGGTTTATGGGGCCAGCGACCTGGTCCTCAACGAACGCAGCAATTTGAACCCGGTATCGCTTTACGCGCGGAGCAAAATTGCCTCCGAGCAGGTTTTGCATCAGTTGCAAAGCGACGACTTTTCCGTGGTCATCCTGCGCTTCGGTACCATTTACGGCCTCTCGGGCCGCACCCGCTTCGATCTGGTGGTCAACCTGCTCACGGCCAAGGCTGTGGTAGAGAAGAAGATTACCGTGTTTGGTGGTGACCAGTGGCGGCCCTTTGTGCATGTGGACGATGCCGCGAATGCAGTCATGATGGCAGTAGAGGCCCCCAAAGAGCTGGTGCACAACGAGACCTTCAACGTCGGCAGCAACGAGGGCAACATGACGCTGGGCATGGTTGGCGAACTGGTCAAGAAGCTCGTGCCCGACGCCGAACTGATTGACTCGGGGCGCGATGGCGACCGCCGCAACTACCGGGTGGACTTTTCCAAAATTCGCAACCGACTGGGCTTCGAGCCCAACTGGACGGTGGAGCAGGGGATTCGGCAGGTGATCGATGCCCTGCGCAGCGGCAAGGTGCGCGACTACCGCGCCCCCATGTACTCCAACGTGAAGTATCTGACGGAAGATCTGGCCTCGGGGTCGGTCAAGCAGTACTTCCTCGGCTGGGAAAAAAGCTTGATCGAACAGGCTTACGCACAAAATACGCAAGAGGAGAACCTGCCGGTGATTCCTCGAGCCTGA
- a CDS encoding DegT/DnrJ/EryC1/StrS aminotransferase family protein: MVKESHSEVAFAPWPHFEPDEIEAAVSVLRSGKVNYWTGQEGRQFEREFAEYVGTRHAIALHNGTVAIELALYAMGVGEGDEVITTPRTFIASASAAVMRGARPVFADVDRNSGLITAETIAKAITPRTKAIIVVHLAGWPADMDAIMELARQHNLWVIEDCAQAHGAKYKGRSVGSIGHAGAWSFCQDKILTTGGEGGMLTLNDDELWNRAWSFKDHGKSYDAVYNRQHPPGFRWLHEDFGTNWRMLEVQSAIGRVILRKLDAWIQKRRTHAHYLSERFRQIPALRVPEVPAELYHAYYKYYVYVRPEKLKPGWNRDRIMVAINETGIPCTTGSCGEIYLEKAFTRRGWQPKERLPVAQELSETSLMFLVHPTLGLEHMRATADVVERVMEEASA; this comes from the coding sequence ATGGTAAAAGAATCCCACAGCGAAGTAGCCTTTGCGCCCTGGCCCCACTTCGAACCCGACGAGATCGAGGCTGCGGTAAGCGTGCTCCGCTCTGGCAAGGTGAACTACTGGACCGGCCAGGAGGGCCGCCAGTTCGAGCGGGAGTTTGCCGAGTATGTAGGTACCCGACATGCCATCGCCCTGCACAACGGCACGGTAGCCATCGAACTGGCCCTGTACGCAATGGGCGTGGGGGAGGGCGACGAGGTCATCACCACGCCGCGCACCTTTATTGCCTCGGCCAGCGCGGCCGTTATGCGGGGGGCCCGGCCCGTGTTCGCCGATGTGGACCGCAACAGCGGCCTGATAACCGCCGAAACCATTGCAAAAGCCATTACCCCGCGCACCAAGGCCATCATTGTGGTGCATCTGGCAGGCTGGCCCGCCGACATGGACGCCATTATGGAACTGGCCCGCCAGCACAACCTCTGGGTAATTGAGGACTGCGCCCAGGCCCACGGCGCAAAGTACAAAGGCCGCAGCGTGGGCTCCATAGGTCATGCCGGGGCCTGGTCTTTTTGCCAGGACAAGATCCTGACCACCGGGGGCGAAGGCGGTATGCTTACCCTGAACGACGACGAACTGTGGAACAGGGCCTGGAGCTTCAAGGATCACGGCAAAAGCTACGATGCGGTATACAACCGGCAGCACCCGCCGGGCTTCCGCTGGCTGCACGAAGACTTTGGCACCAACTGGCGCATGCTCGAGGTGCAGTCGGCCATTGGCCGGGTGATTTTGCGTAAGCTGGATGCTTGGATCCAGAAGCGCCGGACGCACGCCCACTACCTGAGCGAGCGCTTCCGTCAGATTCCCGCCCTGCGCGTACCCGAGGTGCCGGCTGAGCTGTACCACGCCTACTACAAATACTACGTATACGTGCGCCCGGAAAAGCTTAAGCCGGGCTGGAACCGCGACCGCATCATGGTAGCGATCAACGAGACCGGAATACCTTGCACGACCGGAAGCTGTGGTGAGATTTACCTCGAGAAAGCCTTTACCCGCCGGGGCTGGCAGCCAAAAGAGCGCTTGCCGGTGGCCCAGGAGCTGAGCGAGACCTCGCTAATGTTCCTGGTGCACCCCACCCTGGGTTTGGAGCACATGCGGGCTACCGCCGATGTGGTTGAGCGGGTGATGGAGGAAGCCTCGGCCTGA
- a CDS encoding Ig-like domain-containing protein — translation MTYRWLLLLFAALFLAACGGGGAPTISTIEVSPTTATKQVGHTQQFTAVAKDAGGNTISGVTFTWTTSNPSVATVNSSGLATAVAVGTATITASAGGKSGTATLTVQIPPPPAIETIEVSPTTATKQVGHTQQFTAVAKDAGGNTISGVTFTWTSSDDGVATVNSSGLATAVAVGTATITASAGGKSGTATFTVNPVPTFAVGGTVRYLNGSGLVLAIGAQTKTISASGSFTFDTPLPDGTYTVSVQTQPSSPDQTCNVTNPNVTVAGAAVSNIEVECSPYTKWLASTGTDKGTAITTDASGNVIVAGLSRELLGELGQLNSRFPDVVVAKYDPNGTRLWLKQFTVGDPNTLPNVESSAKGVATDADGNIYVVGSAYVSASNAFKGFVLKLGPNGNRIDSIKLDQNTSSENGLNAVAVSGTTLYLGGYTNGIVPGGTNAGGSDAALYKYDTDLNFSWAVQFGSSANDQITAMGVDASGDVYVAGFAAGALPGKTHQGQTDAFAAKYSAGGTQQWLNQFGTAFGDSANALAVVGSDVYVAGYVTGMFEGGFSYNGGTDLFVIKFAGNGIEDWRKQYSPTDPAQINPYGMAADASGNVYIVGDVNVSIDGTETHKGGKDVFVLQYLANGTKGWNRQEGSPQDEIALAVTLRGSDLYITGHTAGAFDGYTNLGGPEDIFVLKYDTGGNKK, via the coding sequence ATGACATATCGCTGGTTACTACTACTCTTTGCAGCCCTGTTCCTCGCTGCGTGCGGTGGGGGTGGTGCGCCGACCATCAGCACCATCGAGGTGAGCCCCACCACGGCCACCAAGCAGGTGGGCCATACCCAGCAGTTCACGGCGGTGGCCAAGGATGCCGGGGGCAACACTATTTCCGGCGTCACTTTCACCTGGACCACGAGCAACCCCAGCGTGGCTACGGTGAATAGCAGCGGCCTGGCCACTGCGGTAGCGGTTGGCACGGCCACCATCACCGCCAGCGCGGGGGGCAAGAGCGGCACCGCCACCCTGACCGTGCAGATCCCGCCTCCACCCGCCATCGAAACCATCGAGGTGAGCCCCACCACGGCCACCAAGCAGGTGGGCCATACCCAGCAGTTCACGGCGGTGGCCAAGGATGCCGGGGGCAACACCATTTCCGGCGTCACTTTCACCTGGACCTCGAGCGATGATGGCGTGGCCACGGTGAATAGCAGCGGCCTGGCCACTGCGGTAGCGGTTGGCACGGCCACCATCACCGCCAGCGCGGGGGGCAAGAGCGGCACCGCCACCTTCACCGTGAACCCAGTGCCTACCTTCGCGGTTGGCGGCACGGTGCGCTACCTGAATGGGTCGGGCCTGGTGCTGGCCATCGGCGCGCAGACCAAGACCATCAGTGCCAGTGGGAGCTTCACCTTCGATACGCCCCTGCCCGACGGCACCTACACGGTAAGCGTGCAGACCCAGCCCAGCAGCCCGGACCAAACCTGCAACGTTACCAACCCCAACGTGACCGTAGCCGGTGCGGCCGTTAGCAACATCGAGGTCGAGTGCAGCCCTTACACCAAGTGGCTGGCCAGCACGGGCACCGACAAGGGCACGGCCATCACCACCGATGCCAGCGGCAACGTGATTGTGGCGGGCCTTTCCAGGGAGTTGCTGGGTGAGCTGGGCCAGCTCAACAGCCGCTTCCCCGACGTGGTGGTAGCCAAATACGACCCCAACGGCACCCGCCTCTGGCTCAAACAGTTTACGGTGGGCGACCCCAACACCTTACCTAATGTAGAGTCTTCGGCTAAAGGGGTGGCCACCGATGCTGACGGCAACATTTACGTGGTGGGTAGCGCCTATGTCTCGGCCAGCAACGCCTTCAAAGGCTTTGTGCTCAAACTGGGGCCGAATGGCAACCGAATTGACTCCATCAAGCTCGACCAGAACACGTCTTCAGAAAACGGTCTAAATGCGGTGGCGGTGAGCGGAACCACCCTTTACCTGGGTGGCTATACCAACGGAATCGTTCCAGGGGGTACCAACGCGGGCGGTTCTGACGCGGCGCTTTATAAGTACGACACAGACCTTAACTTTAGCTGGGCGGTTCAGTTCGGCTCCAGCGCCAACGACCAGATCACGGCCATGGGCGTGGATGCGAGCGGGGATGTCTACGTGGCCGGTTTTGCTGCTGGGGCTCTGCCCGGCAAAACCCACCAGGGCCAGACCGATGCCTTTGCGGCCAAGTACAGCGCCGGCGGTACCCAGCAGTGGCTCAATCAGTTCGGTACAGCCTTCGGCGACTCGGCCAATGCGCTGGCCGTGGTGGGCTCGGATGTCTATGTAGCGGGTTACGTGACAGGAATGTTCGAGGGGGGCTTTAGCTATAACGGCGGCACCGATCTGTTTGTAATCAAGTTTGCCGGCAACGGTATCGAGGACTGGCGTAAGCAGTATAGCCCCACCGACCCGGCCCAGATCAACCCCTACGGCATGGCCGCCGACGCCAGCGGCAATGTGTACATTGTGGGCGATGTGAACGTCTCGATTGACGGCACCGAGACCCACAAGGGCGGTAAGGATGTCTTCGTGCTGCAGTACCTGGCCAACGGCACCAAGGGCTGGAACCGGCAGGAAGGCAGTCCGCAAGATGAAATCGCCCTGGCGGTTACCCTGCGCGGTAGCGATCTCTACATCACCGGTCACACGGCGGGGGCCTTCGATGGCTATACCAACCTGGGAGGCCCGGAGGACATCTTCGTGCTGAAGTACGATACCGGCGGTAACAAGAAGTAG
- a CDS encoding glycosyltransferase — protein MRLLLLSPDFPSAVHPSACIFVQTQALELQRLGLQIEVHAPLPLVLPGMGRLKPAWRSYAQIPAQYEVEGTRVYRPRYLAVPGENLWGWPHLLKAPTLPDDLAKYDLVHAHFAHPEGTLGLHLKRRWRKPLVVTLHGDDANTYPYQNPRYMRYFRQVLAQADLILAVSEAIRQRTQALTQRPVLTHRVGLRLSPLQARPDKSTLRDQLGLPQDRFVLLFVGMLWKYKGVSELAQALHLLDDESLMAVFIGDGPLRETLVSASRTSVVVLGQQPNSLVRTYMAAVDAFILPSYREGLPTVVVEAGAAGLPVIASQYGGTPELINQQTGFPLEEVSPEAIIKALNELRKNPQEARARAERLQAHVYEHYDAAQNARTLLRFYQQLLSKEPLS, from the coding sequence ATGCGTCTACTGCTCCTAAGCCCTGACTTTCCCTCGGCAGTACACCCCTCGGCCTGTATCTTTGTACAAACCCAGGCCCTGGAGTTGCAGCGTTTGGGCCTTCAGATAGAGGTGCACGCCCCACTGCCCCTGGTGTTGCCCGGTATGGGCCGCTTGAAACCGGCCTGGCGGAGCTACGCCCAGATTCCTGCCCAGTACGAGGTAGAAGGAACCAGGGTCTACCGTCCGCGGTATCTGGCGGTTCCCGGTGAGAATCTCTGGGGCTGGCCCCACCTGCTCAAAGCCCCCACCCTGCCTGACGATCTCGCCAAATATGACCTGGTACATGCGCATTTTGCCCACCCCGAGGGCACCCTGGGTCTTCATCTTAAGCGCCGCTGGCGCAAACCCCTGGTCGTAACCCTGCACGGCGACGACGCCAACACCTACCCCTACCAGAACCCGCGCTACATGCGCTATTTCCGGCAGGTGCTGGCCCAGGCCGACCTGATTCTTGCGGTAAGCGAGGCCATCCGCCAGCGAACCCAGGCCCTGACCCAGCGCCCGGTGCTGACCCACCGGGTGGGTCTGCGTCTTTCCCCCCTGCAGGCCAGGCCCGACAAAAGCACCCTTCGCGACCAGCTTGGGCTACCACAGGACCGCTTTGTGCTTTTGTTCGTAGGAATGCTTTGGAAGTACAAAGGTGTGTCGGAACTTGCTCAAGCCCTGCACTTGCTCGACGACGAGAGCCTGATGGCGGTTTTTATTGGAGACGGGCCATTGCGCGAGACCCTGGTCAGCGCTTCGCGTACCTCGGTGGTGGTGTTGGGTCAGCAACCCAACAGCCTGGTGCGAACCTATATGGCCGCTGTCGATGCCTTTATTCTTCCATCCTACCGTGAAGGTCTGCCCACGGTTGTGGTTGAAGCGGGTGCGGCGGGTCTGCCGGTGATTGCCAGCCAGTACGGCGGTACGCCTGAACTGATCAACCAGCAGACCGGATTTCCCCTCGAGGAGGTAAGTCCAGAGGCCATAATCAAGGCCCTGAACGAACTGCGCAAAAATCCCCAGGAAGCCCGCGCCCGGGCCGAACGACTGCAAGCCCATGTGTATGAGCACTACGACGCAGCGCAAAACGCGCGAACACTCCTGCGCTTCTACCAACAACTTCTCAGCAAGGAACCGCTTTCGTGA